The following proteins come from a genomic window of Panthera leo isolate Ple1 chromosome E2, P.leo_Ple1_pat1.1, whole genome shotgun sequence:
- the MMP2 gene encoding 72 kDa type IV collagenase, giving the protein MTEARGARGALAGPLRALCVLGCLLGRAAAAPSPIIKFPGDVAPKTDKELAVQYLNTFYGCPKESCNLFVLKDTLKKMQKFFGLPQTGDLDQSTIETMRKPRCGNPDVANYNFFPRKPKWDKNQITYRIIGYTPDLDPETVDDAFARAFQVWSDVTPLRFSRIHDGEADIMINFGRWEHGDGYPFDGKDGLLAHAFAPGPGVGGDSHFDDDELWTLGEGQVVRVKYGNADGEYCKFPFLFNGKEYTSCTDTGRSDGFLWCSTTYNFEKDGKYGFCPHEALFTMGGNADGQPCKFPFRFQGTSYDSCTTEGRTDGYRWCGTTEDYDRDKKYGFCPETAMSTVGGNSEGAPCVFPFTFLGNKHESCTSAGRSDGKMWCATTANYDDDRKWGFCPDQGYSLFLVAAHEFGHAMGLEHSQDPGALMAPIYTYTKNFRLSHDDIKGIQELYGASPDIDTGTGPTPTLGPVTPEICKQDIVFDGISQIRGEIFFFKDRFIWRTVTPRSKPMGPLLVATFWPELPEKIDAVYEAPQEEKAVFFAGNEYWVYSASTLERGYPKPLTSLGLPPDVQRVDAAFNWSKNRKTYIFAGDKFWRYNEVKKKMDPGFPKLIADAWNAIPDNLDAVVDLQGGGHSYFFKGAYYLKLENQSLKSVKFGSIKSDWLGC; this is encoded by the exons ATGACCGAGGCGCGAGGGGCCCGGGGCGCACTCGCCGGCCCGCTGCGGGCGCTCTGCGTCCTGGGCTGCCTGTTgggccgcgccgccgccgcgccgTCGCCCATCATCAAGTTCCCTGGAGATGTGGCCCCCAAAACGGACAAAGAGCTGGCCGTG CAATATCTGAACACCTTCTACGGCTGCCCCAAGGAGAGCTGTAACCTGTTCGTGCTCAAGGACACACTAAAGAAGATGCAGAAGTTCTTTGGGCTGCCCCAGACGGGTGACCTTGACCAGAGCACGATTGAGACCATGCGGAAGCCTCGCTGTGGCAACCCTGATGTGGCCAACTACAACTTCTTCCCCCGCAAGCCCAAGTGGGACAAGAACCAGATCACATACAG GATCATTGGCTACACGCCTGATCTGGACCCCGAGACAGTGGATGATGCCTTTGCTCGTGCCTTCCAAGTCTGGAGTGATGTAACCCCGCTAAGGTTTTCTCGTATCCACGATGGAGAGGCGGACATCATGATCAACTTTGGCCGCTGGG AGCACGGAGATGGATACCCCTTTGATGGCAAGGACGGGCTCCTGGCTCACGCCTTTGCCCCGGGCCCTGGCGTCGGGGGAGACTCCCACTTTGACGACGATGAGCTGTGGACCCTGGGAGAAGGGCAAG TGGTCCGCGTGAAGTACGGGAACGCCGACGGGGAGTACTGCAAGTTCCCCTTCCTGTTCAACGGCAAGGAATACACGAGCTGCACGGACACGGGCCGCAGCGACGGCTTCCTCTGGTGCTCCACCACCTACAACTTTGAAAAGGATGGCAAATACGGCTTCTGCCCCCACGAAG ccCTGTTCACCATGGGTGGCAATGCTGACGGACAGCCCTGCAAGTTCCCATTCCGCTTCCAGGGAACATCCTACGACAGCTGCACCACTGAGGGCCGCACCGACGGCTACCGCTGGTGCGGGACCACGGAAGACTACGACCGAGACAAGAAGTATGGCTTCTGCCCCGAGACCG CCATGTCCACTGTTGGCGGGAACTCAGAAGGTGCCCCCTGTGTCTTCCCCTTCACCTTCTTGGGCAACAAGCATGAGAGCTGTACGAGCGCGGGCCGCAGCGATGGGAAGATGTGGTGTGCGACCACAGCCAACTATGACGATGACCGCAAGTGGGGCTTCTGCCCTGACCAAG GGTACAGCTTGTTCCTGGTTGCAGCCCATGAGTTTGGCCATGCAATGGGGCTGGAGCACTCTCAGGACCCTGGGGCCCTGATGGCACCCATTTATACCTACACCAAGAACTTCCGCCTGTCCCACGACGACATCAAGGGCATTCAAGAGCTCTATG GGGCCTCCCCTGACATTGACACTGGCACCGGCCCCACCCCAACTCTCGGCCCCGTCACTCCTGAGATCTGCAAACAGGACATTGTTTTTGATGGCATCTCTCAGATCCGGGGCGAGATCTTCTTCTTCAAGGACAG GTTCATTTGGCGAACAGTGACACCACGTAGCAAGCCCATGGGGCCCCTGCTGGTGGCCACATTCTGGCCTGAGCTCCCGGAAAAGATTGATGCTGTATACGAGGCCCCACAGGAGGAGAAGGCTGTGTTCTTTGCAG GGAATGAATACTGGGTCTATTCAGCCAGCACCCTGGAGCGAGGGTACCCCAAGCCGCTGACCAGCCTGGGGCTGCCCCCTGACGTCCAGCGGGTAGATGCTGCGTTTAACTGGAGCAAGAACAGGAAGACCTACATCTTTGCTGGAGACAAGTTCTGGAG GTACAATGAAGTAAAGAAGAAGATGGACCCTGGCTTCCCCAAGCTCATCGCGGATGCCTGGAACGCCATCCCCGATAACCTGGACGCCGTGGTCGACCTGCAGGGCGGTG GTCACAGCTACTTCTTCAAGGGCGCGTATTACCTGAAGTTGGAGAACCAGAGTCTGAAGAGCGTGAAATTTGGAAGCATCAAATCCGACTGGCTGGGCTGCTGA